tcttGCTTCGCCATTTCCACCTGGAACTTGACCGTCATGTCGATCGAGAGGTACTTTGCCGTCATGCACCCCATGACGTATTCCCGGAATTTCTCGAAGAAACGAGCCATTGTCATGATGGCATTCATCTGGCTAGTCGCCCCCATCATGCAGTATGTTCCAGCAATCTTCCAGTACACCAGCGGACCCGGGACCTGTAACAAGCAGGAGTCGTGGTCAAGGGCCGCTGGCATTGTTTTGGGTGTGGTCCTTTTCATCTGGGAGTTTGTCCTCCCTGTCTGCATCATGGCCTTTGTCTACTACAAGATAATTCGAGAAATGCGGAATAAGAGGGACGCCCTCCAGCCCAAGCCCCTGGAACCTCCCAGTGCTACCAGCACCCCCACGCGGATACCAACCAACAGGGGTACGGCCAAAGTGGTTCATCCATCGCGAAATATCACCATGACGCTCTGCACCCTCTTCGCCGTCTACGTCATCTGCTGGACGCCGAACCAGCTCACCTTCCTCCAGTACAACTTCGGAGGCCCACTGAACTTTACGGGCGCCTGGTACCACATCACTGTCACCATGGCGTTTTTGAACTGCTGTGTGAACCCCTTCATTTACGCCCTGAGATTGCAGAAGTTCCAGAAGGGAATGCGCAAGTTAATGGAATGCAGGTGGCATCGTGATCGCCGGGAGAAAGCGACAAGAATCACTGAATCCACAACCATGAATGGACTTGAGTCCTCCAATGCCCTCTAACTCACAATTGGTACGATATCAGTTGGACAATTTAGTTTATACAAAGGATCATCTTCCAACACGAACTGGTCAAAAGAAAGCCAAAGAACGCTAAGGGAGTGTTTAAAAGTTGTGAGCAACattgagtacatgtatttgtatttattgATGTAAGACTCTGAGGGAgagcttgcttgcttgtttctttctttctttctttctttctttctttaggtgttttttttttttgtttcttgttttttgtttaatttgtttcTTAGCTTTTTTGTTACTCCCAGTTTCTCCTGCCTGGCTGTCGATATTCTTGGTTTATATCTTTAAgtttttaaaatgttatttaaaATAGTCAGATGTGATAAATCAATAGTGAATTGATCACAGTCGATATAGGTTTCTACACATCATGACCGCCGTGTGCTTCTACTTTGCATCTATCGATGGGAGGTACATAACTTGCGGTACTTTGGTAACAGCaatctgaaaaataaaacatatatattgACTCTCTATTGTGTCCTTAAGATTGCATCAAGGCGGTGGTAAAATTGAATAACCATTCAAGCATTTGTTTTAAGGACCTTTCTAGTTATATCTGCGTTTCATGATAAATAAAAAGTGTGTACGTTAAAAGGGTATTTAAGTTCATATTTATTGCATGTAATGTTATCTGCGTAGTCTTAGATTTGATATTCAATATGTTTTTGACTTTAAGACACCAtaaaaaatgtatcaagtaaCATTTCCTCCTTGCCTCCAGATCTTTCAGATACCCAGAGAATTCTACTTTGCaatgaatattgaaaaaaaaacataattgttGAGACCATATTTGCCCTGCCATCGCCCTGATCGAATATCAGGCCACTTATGTAGTGCAATTTCATGCCT
The Diadema setosum chromosome 21, eeDiaSeto1, whole genome shotgun sequence DNA segment above includes these coding regions:
- the LOC140244545 gene encoding galanin receptor 2b-like translates to MDAMMTATMSTMTSQAPPEGHSLTSSDIVSITMYVVIGTFGILGNTLVMIVFGLLAQQKSQVNMFIFDQALIDGCTSVLLILFGVVNAFRGRIMEYEDLTDPTPEGDLNGNVSASSSTSSGHFTHLSLASAEFLCRFWWSRFFLFSCFAISTWNLTVMSIERYFAVMHPMTYSRNFSKKRAIVMMAFIWLVAPIMQYVPAIFQYTSGPGTCNKQESWSRAAGIVLGVVLFIWEFVLPVCIMAFVYYKIIREMRNKRDALQPKPLEPPSATSTPTRIPTNRGTAKVVHPSRNITMTLCTLFAVYVICWTPNQLTFLQYNFGGPLNFTGAWYHITVTMAFLNCCVNPFIYALRLQKFQKGMRKLMECRWHRDRREKATRITESTTMNGLESSNAL